The Candidatus Micrarchaeia archaeon region TGCTCATCGCGGTGCAAGGAGGTTCTCTTTCCGAAGGAGTGGATTTCAGCAAAGGGGAGATAAAAAATGCGATTGTCGTGGGAATAGCGCTCGAGGAGATGAACCTGGAGATAAAATCCTTAATAGATTATTACCAGCAGAAATTCGGGAAAGGCTGGGAATACGCGTACATCTACCCGGGAATGACCCGCGCCCTCCAGTCCGCAGGGCGCGCGATACGGAAGGACGAGGACAAGGCAGCGATAATTTTCCTCGACGAGCGCTTCGCGTGGGGCAATTACCGCAAGATTCTCCCATCCGAGGAGGATTTCGCAATCGCTCCAGCAGAGAAGCTGCAGAACCGCCTGGAAAAGTTCTGGAATCCCAAATAAAACAGCGCGGCATCCGCCAATTCAGGAACGAATAAAAATTTACTAGCCCATATCCGTCCATGCTTCTGACCCAAAAGCATTCCCCGCGCAAGATTGACGATTTGGCAGGAAACGACGAAGCCAAGCGCACCATAAAGCAGTGGATTCTCAACTGGATGCGGGGAGTGAGGCAGAGACCGCTTTTAATAGACGGCCCGACCGGGATAGGGAAAACCTCCATCGCGTACGCGCTCAGGAACGAATACGATTTGGAGCTTATAGAGATGAGCGCGAGCGACATGCGGGACGCCAATTCAATAGGGCGTGTTCTCGCATCCGCAGGAACCGCCTCCTCGCTTTCGGGAAAGACCAAGCTCCTTCTCATAGACGATGTTGACGCTTTGCAGAGCAAGGACCGGGGAGGCGCTTCAGCAATCGCATCCCTCCTGAAAAGTGCCCAGGTCCCCGTAATGCTCACTGCTGCGGACGTGTGGGACCGGAAGCTTTCGGGGATAAAGGCAGAATGCCAGCTCCTGGAGCTCAGGCGAATCTCCAAATCCT contains the following coding sequences:
- a CDS encoding helicase C-terminal domain-containing protein, encoding LIAVQGGSLSEGVDFSKGEIKNAIVVGIALEEMNLEIKSLIDYYQQKFGKGWEYAYIYPGMTRALQSAGRAIRKDEDKAAIIFLDERFAWGNYRKILPSEEDFAIAPAEKLQNRLEKFWNPK